From Mastacembelus armatus chromosome 13, fMasArm1.2, whole genome shotgun sequence, one genomic window encodes:
- the nudt8 gene encoding mitochondrial coenzyme A diphosphatase NUDT8 isoform X3 — translation MFRGHQILAGSCPIRSLLLLRESHLSALSEHTGAVWQGAGHGKGRRYEGIPGRGRSNQDSWSSTETEACSSGLSLSRFDCENNMRAEASFPNLVSKAILSSHHQPPQISASVKSKQASDSWKCTIVDDLGQKPKAVNTYCDCLTNTTCTQPWRRPWDFCQHSLIVSKTRCSLLHSCLSYRRHSVRPFSMSTHTTWILNRFHCRPQAFSFSVRHIKAIHQATPRVHHAWKDCLSPENENRCRQNLGPNLKLYEVEKGTKGASQGRGKNQSAWASVLVSLCSVEEEPAFLFTLRSCRLKGIHKGDVSFAGGKGDPSDRDVVATALREAKEELGINVAAENVWGVLKPLRDRSGMMIAPVLANLGPIEQLSFKPNPGWRRSSPCH, via the exons ATGTTTAGGGGCCATCAAATCCTGGCTGGGTCCTGCCCCATAAGGTCATTGCTGCTCTTGAGAGAGTCCCACCTTTCTGCTCTCTCTGAACACACTGGTGCTGTATGGCAGGGTGCAGGACATGGGAAAGGGAGGAGATACGAAGGGATTCCTGGGAGAGGGAGAAGTAACCAGGACTCATGGTCGTCCACAGAGACTGAAGCCTGTTCATCAGGGCTGTCTTTGTCTAGATTTGACTGTGAAAATAACATGCGTGCAGAGGCTTCTTTTCCAAACCTCGTATCTAAAGCTATTCTCAGCAGCCATCATCAGCCCCCACAGATTTCTGCTTCTGTAAAATCCAAGCAAGCCTCTGATTCTTGGAAATGCACTATAGTGGATGATTTAGGTCAAAAGCCTAAAGCTGTGAACACTTACTGTGACTGTTTAACCAACACAACCTGCACTCAGCCTTGGAGAAGGCCTTGGGACTTCTGCCAACATTCACTCATTGTCAGCAAGACTCGATGTAGCCTTCTTCACAGCTGTTTGTCTTATAGACGACACTCTGTCAGACCTTTCAGCATGTCAACACATACAACATGGATATTAAACCGCTTTCATTGTAGACCACAAGCCTTCAGCTTCTCTGTGCGGCATATAAAAGCTATTCATCAGGCTACCCCTCGTGTGCATCACGCCTGGAAAGACTGTCTCTCTCCAGAGAATGAAAACAGGTGTCGACAGAACCTGGGGCCCAACTTGAAGCTCTATGAGGTGGAAAAGGGGACCAAAGGGGCAAGTCAGGGCCGAGGAAAGAACCAGAGTGCGTGGGCATCTGTCCtggtctctctctgctctgttgaAGAAGAGCCGGCGTTTCTCTTCACCCTGCGCTCCTGTAGACTAAAGGGCATCCATAAGGGCGATGTCAG CTTTGCAGGAGGGAAGGGTGATCCATCAGACAGGGATGTGGTGGCCACAGCACTAAGAGAAGCCAAGGAAGAGCTGGGTATTAATGTGGCAGCAGAGAACGTCTGGGGCGTATTAAAGCCTCTCAGGGACAGG TCGGGGATGATGATTGCGCCTGTGCTGGCTAACCTTGGTCCCATAGAGCAGTTGTCCTTCAAACCAAACCCTGG GTGGAGGAGATCTTCACCTTGTCACTGA
- the nudt8 gene encoding mitochondrial coenzyme A diphosphatase NUDT8 isoform X2, whose protein sequence is MFRGHQILAGSCPIRSLLLLRESHLSALSEHTGAVWQGAGHGKGRRYEGIPGRGRSNQDSWSSTETEACSSGLSLSRFDCENNMRAEASFPNLVSKAILSSHHQPPQISASVKSKQASDSWKCTIVDDLGQKPKAVNTYCDCLTNTTCTQPWRRPWDFCQHSLIVSKTRCSLLHSCLSYRRHSVRPFSMSTHTTWILNRFHCRPQAFSFSVRHIKAIHQATPRVHHAWKDCLSPENENRCRQNLGPNLKLYEVEKGTKGASQGRGKNQSAWASVLVSLCSVEEEPAFLFTLRSCRLKGIHKGDVSFAGGKGDPSDRDVVATALREAKEELGINVAAENVWGVLKPLRDRVEEIFTLSLTHLCNPQNRGYTHFRTGDTYGYTLPVFRNGKHRVWGLTAVALDHTLKLIIPS, encoded by the exons ATGTTTAGGGGCCATCAAATCCTGGCTGGGTCCTGCCCCATAAGGTCATTGCTGCTCTTGAGAGAGTCCCACCTTTCTGCTCTCTCTGAACACACTGGTGCTGTATGGCAGGGTGCAGGACATGGGAAAGGGAGGAGATACGAAGGGATTCCTGGGAGAGGGAGAAGTAACCAGGACTCATGGTCGTCCACAGAGACTGAAGCCTGTTCATCAGGGCTGTCTTTGTCTAGATTTGACTGTGAAAATAACATGCGTGCAGAGGCTTCTTTTCCAAACCTCGTATCTAAAGCTATTCTCAGCAGCCATCATCAGCCCCCACAGATTTCTGCTTCTGTAAAATCCAAGCAAGCCTCTGATTCTTGGAAATGCACTATAGTGGATGATTTAGGTCAAAAGCCTAAAGCTGTGAACACTTACTGTGACTGTTTAACCAACACAACCTGCACTCAGCCTTGGAGAAGGCCTTGGGACTTCTGCCAACATTCACTCATTGTCAGCAAGACTCGATGTAGCCTTCTTCACAGCTGTTTGTCTTATAGACGACACTCTGTCAGACCTTTCAGCATGTCAACACATACAACATGGATATTAAACCGCTTTCATTGTAGACCACAAGCCTTCAGCTTCTCTGTGCGGCATATAAAAGCTATTCATCAGGCTACCCCTCGTGTGCATCACGCCTGGAAAGACTGTCTCTCTCCAGAGAATGAAAACAGGTGTCGACAGAACCTGGGGCCCAACTTGAAGCTCTATGAGGTGGAAAAGGGGACCAAAGGGGCAAGTCAGGGCCGAGGAAAGAACCAGAGTGCGTGGGCATCTGTCCtggtctctctctgctctgttgaAGAAGAGCCGGCGTTTCTCTTCACCCTGCGCTCCTGTAGACTAAAGGGCATCCATAAGGGCGATGTCAG CTTTGCAGGAGGGAAGGGTGATCCATCAGACAGGGATGTGGTGGCCACAGCACTAAGAGAAGCCAAGGAAGAGCTGGGTATTAATGTGGCAGCAGAGAACGTCTGGGGCGTATTAAAGCCTCTCAGGGACAGG GTGGAGGAGATCTTCACCTTGTCACTGACCCACTTGTGCAACCCCCAGAACCGTGGCTATACACACTTCCGCACCGGTGACACATATGGATACACACTTCCTGTGTTTCGGAATGGGAAGCATCGAGTGTGGGGCCTGACCGCCGTCGCTTTAGATCATACCCTGAAACTCATCATCCCTTCTTAG
- the nudt8 gene encoding mitochondrial coenzyme A diphosphatase NUDT8 isoform X1, with amino-acid sequence MFRGHQILAGSCPIRSLLLLRESHLSALSEHTGAVWQGAGHGKGRRYEGIPGRGRSNQDSWSSTETEACSSGLSLSRFDCENNMRAEASFPNLVSKAILSSHHQPPQISASVKSKQASDSWKCTIVDDLGQKPKAVNTYCDCLTNTTCTQPWRRPWDFCQHSLIVSKTRCSLLHSCLSYRRHSVRPFSMSTHTTWILNRFHCRPQAFSFSVRHIKAIHQATPRVHHAWKDCLSPENENRCRQNLGPNLKLYEVEKGTKGASQGRGKNQSAWASVLVSLCSVEEEPAFLFTLRSCRLKGIHKGDVSFAGGKGDPSDRDVVATALREAKEELGINVAAENVWGVLKPLRDRSGMMIAPVLANLGPIEQLSFKPNPGEVEEIFTLSLTHLCNPQNRGYTHFRTGDTYGYTLPVFRNGKHRVWGLTAVALDHTLKLIIPS; translated from the exons ATGTTTAGGGGCCATCAAATCCTGGCTGGGTCCTGCCCCATAAGGTCATTGCTGCTCTTGAGAGAGTCCCACCTTTCTGCTCTCTCTGAACACACTGGTGCTGTATGGCAGGGTGCAGGACATGGGAAAGGGAGGAGATACGAAGGGATTCCTGGGAGAGGGAGAAGTAACCAGGACTCATGGTCGTCCACAGAGACTGAAGCCTGTTCATCAGGGCTGTCTTTGTCTAGATTTGACTGTGAAAATAACATGCGTGCAGAGGCTTCTTTTCCAAACCTCGTATCTAAAGCTATTCTCAGCAGCCATCATCAGCCCCCACAGATTTCTGCTTCTGTAAAATCCAAGCAAGCCTCTGATTCTTGGAAATGCACTATAGTGGATGATTTAGGTCAAAAGCCTAAAGCTGTGAACACTTACTGTGACTGTTTAACCAACACAACCTGCACTCAGCCTTGGAGAAGGCCTTGGGACTTCTGCCAACATTCACTCATTGTCAGCAAGACTCGATGTAGCCTTCTTCACAGCTGTTTGTCTTATAGACGACACTCTGTCAGACCTTTCAGCATGTCAACACATACAACATGGATATTAAACCGCTTTCATTGTAGACCACAAGCCTTCAGCTTCTCTGTGCGGCATATAAAAGCTATTCATCAGGCTACCCCTCGTGTGCATCACGCCTGGAAAGACTGTCTCTCTCCAGAGAATGAAAACAGGTGTCGACAGAACCTGGGGCCCAACTTGAAGCTCTATGAGGTGGAAAAGGGGACCAAAGGGGCAAGTCAGGGCCGAGGAAAGAACCAGAGTGCGTGGGCATCTGTCCtggtctctctctgctctgttgaAGAAGAGCCGGCGTTTCTCTTCACCCTGCGCTCCTGTAGACTAAAGGGCATCCATAAGGGCGATGTCAG CTTTGCAGGAGGGAAGGGTGATCCATCAGACAGGGATGTGGTGGCCACAGCACTAAGAGAAGCCAAGGAAGAGCTGGGTATTAATGTGGCAGCAGAGAACGTCTGGGGCGTATTAAAGCCTCTCAGGGACAGG TCGGGGATGATGATTGCGCCTGTGCTGGCTAACCTTGGTCCCATAGAGCAGTTGTCCTTCAAACCAAACCCTGGGGAG GTGGAGGAGATCTTCACCTTGTCACTGACCCACTTGTGCAACCCCCAGAACCGTGGCTATACACACTTCCGCACCGGTGACACATATGGATACACACTTCCTGTGTTTCGGAATGGGAAGCATCGAGTGTGGGGCCTGACCGCCGTCGCTTTAGATCATACCCTGAAACTCATCATCCCTTCTTAG